The Ziziphus jujuba cultivar Dongzao chromosome 12, ASM3175591v1 sequence GTTACCAAACATTCGAGCAGAGATTGCAAGGAAAAGTTTGGCGTTGTCTCATGCTCCTTTACTCATTGGACCTTCCCGAAAGAAATTTTTAGGTGAAATTTGCGGTCGTCCTTCTGCAGTTGAAAGGGACCCTGCTACTGTTGCTTCCATCACTGCTGCAATCTTGGGTGGTGCCAACATTGTGAGAGTACATAATGTTAGAGATAATCTGGATGCCACAAAGCTATGTGATGCAATGCTGAGACAGAAGAGATCTTCTGTTTTATATTAGGAAATTCAACAGATAAACATTTTTTCTCTTTCACAGAATATGTGCTTTGTATTTGTTCCACCCGTATCAAAGTtatttgattcggtatatttcATGTTCAAACTACCTTCTACTTCTATTTGATTCAacacattttattttcaaatactttGAAGGAAACAAAGCCATAAATGCCCAGGAATCCATTTGGAAACTCCCATCAGGAGCTAGGGTCAATTCTAGCTCATGTATGAAGCCAGAAGAAGTCACTATTAAATTAAAACACATAAACACAGACAGAACGTTTCATTCGGTTATATAGAAGGATACTGCTCTATATAAATGGCGTATTTGTTTCACTTTGAAAATTTCACAGGATAGTTGTTACAGGTTAAAGAAAAACTTGAGAAGGAACACAATTTCCATGATTGAGTGCTCTAGTGGTTGCTAAGAAGCTAGTCATTCTGTTTCAGAACCTCTGCTTCAGCCCTAGCCATGGGATCATCCTTCACCTCTGTTTCATCTTCTTTCTCTCCTTCCCGCTCTTgtgccattttctttctgtgcAACTCTTCCGCTTCCTGCATTGCAGCTCGGTTTTCTGCCTGAATCCGCTGCATTTCCTCTTCTTGCTGCTGCCTTTCAAACCATGTATCTGCATCCGCCCATACtgaaaaggagaaaaattaaAGAGATTATACAATTAATCCACCAAgcagaaaattagaaaatattatacatcCAGCTCTTAACACCATTATCTGAAGCAAAcccacaaataataataataaaaaaaaaatacagcttCATCACTCTTTAATACCATTATTTCGGAACTACCACAAAgtataaacaataaaattagaaacCCCGTAACCATAAAGAATTACAAAGGGaccattattttgaaaaaaatggcaaaaagtcCTCGATTGCCAAAGCACTCAATGCACAAGCTTAGCTAGCTCGGAACCATGTTCGAATAATGGCTAACCAGTGGGAGAATTTGAAAATCAATCATGGCATTTTTTGTGAGGCCACAACCACAAGGCAATCCAGGTTTTGCTTTGTAAATGAACTACGTTCATCTTATTCTCGCAAGGTTTATTAGAGGCATCTTGTTTTGTTCCTTTGAAacctttaattaataaaaaacaatcCCAATGGCTTCCTAGAGTTTCTACTTTCTAGAACGCAGACAATGATCCTGGCCATAGCCAACTTTACCCTAGAAAAAGCTCAGAAGTTACCAAAGACAAAGATTGAATCTTTAAACCCCAAAACCCAAAGTTTAACAGAAACAACAAACACCTAGTAAACTAATTAATCTAATTAGAAACCTTAAATGAACCAAAAGAATCACAGTGAGTGTTAGAACTGTCTAGAAGACAGATATGAAACTGACCTGTAACAAACTCTACACCGTAAAAGTTCAGAAGATTCGACACAAAGAGAACGAGAAGCTATCGACAgccaaaaattgaatctttaaaCCCAAAACCCCAAAGTTTAAAAGAAACAACAAATACCCAGTAAACCAATTAACCAATTTCAACAAATTCAGTAAACAATTcccacaacaaaaaaaaaaaaaaaaaaaaaaaaaaaaaaaaaagaaaaagaaaaaggggagaGAGTTGGACATACTGGGCTGAGCGGCCCAACCCTGTTCACCACCCTTGATGCGCTCAGGGAGGGCGTAATTGACGGTGAGAACACGGCCGTAGAGCTCGGCGCCGTCCATGTTGTCCATGGCGGCGGAGGCGTCCTCTCGCTCGAGGAAGGTGACGAAGCCGAAAGAGCGGTGCTTCTGAGTGGCCTGGTCCAGAGGCGTCTTCACGTCCTTGATGTCTCCGAAGGGTATGAAGGCGGCGTGTAGAATGGACTCGTTCACTTCCTCCGCCAATCCTCCCACGTACAGCGTGTTCTTCTGTACTGCTTGCTGCTGCAAAGCCATTGCCCCTTCCTCCTCCTTCCTCTTCCTCCCTTTCGTCGTCTTCTTCTTCGGTTTTATTATCGTTGTTCTTGCTTTGTTGGTTTGGGTTGAGGTGATGGGCTACATGGCATAAGGCCCATTTGTTCCAGCCTATATAGTGTTCATAAACCGAAAGCccaattatcatatatatatatatatatatatcgaatcCACCTATAAccgaagattttttttttgacgtgggatatatatatatatatatatagatatatatcagTTCGTCTATAATGTGGACGGTTTTCATGAGAACTataatattggtgacggtttttcatagtattggtaatgattttctaaaaaatcatcgttaatactatgaaaaaccgtcattaatactgCGATTCTCATGTGAATCGTACTTACTACAGAATttccagaatatatatatatatatatatatatagatatatattatatgtttccctctttttgttttgtataaACTAAATATGTAATATGAACCCACATGTGGGTCACCTGTGTTTTTGTGAGATGGGTACCAAAAATTTGTTTGTAATCTCTCGCTCATCTTTTGGGTTTGGTGATAAAATCCTTCcgtaattttattgaaaaaaaaaagaaaaaaagaatgtctctacttttttttttctttttattatttctttatttttataaattaatgtctctaaaatttgtttctttggtCGCCAACTCCAAATAATGTTCTGGTCCATAGACCAGTGAACATGTCTAGAATGTTCATTAATAAGATACAACATATCTAAACGAAAAATTTGTTGGTGTAAGAAAGAGGTTTTGCTTTGAAATTTTGCCAACCCCTAATCCAacataaagaattttaaaaaaaaaaatgaaaaaataaaagaaataaaataaaatgtttcgggttgaattaaaaaaaacaacaaaacagcCAAATAATATGTTTAAAGAAAGAACTAATCTAAAGATTTATTTGTGAATGGTGAGCAAATACAACTCAATTCAGATTAAGCAAGTTTTATGTGACCGAATTGATCAACCACACATGCTAATACGCGTGCGGcgaaatcaatatacaaaaaatGCCATGTGCATATGTatagatacacacacacacacagataaAACCAAGAATTGATGGACCATAATCAACAAGCTCGAAAAATAATgcaacttgatttttttttttttttttttggggttataaATCCATGTAGCATACATCAAAGTTTTGAATCAACGAATCCAACCCACAAATATGGGAGGCAAAAAATTTCTCAGTTTCAATAGAGTTGCCGTATTTGGACATCCTTACATCAATTTCCATATCAATGAATCAATTGCAGTTCTTCTAAttattcaaaaaccaaaatttgaaaattttgtaaaaaaaaaaaaaaagacagtttCTCAATTAGCCATCCTTTCTAGTTAT is a genomic window containing:
- the LOC125418595 gene encoding uncharacterized protein LOC125418595; this encodes MALQQQAVQKNTLYVGGLAEEVNESILHAAFIPFGDIKDVKTPLDQATQKHRSFGFVTFLEREDASAAMDNMDGAELYGRVLTVNYALPERIKGGEQGWAAQPIWADADTWFERQQQEEEMQRIQAENRAAMQEAEELHRKKMAQEREGEKEDETEVKDDPMARAEAEVLKQND